TATTGTGATACGAGAAATTGGATACCCTGTATCTACTACGCGGCAACATGGCGTCAGGTGATGATGATTACGTACATACATTGACCCTGTAGCGATGTGCATACGATAACATCATATTATTACGGATAGTAAAATATACTCACGTATATTCATGGCGGTAACGTGCCCCCCATCACTAATATAGCACAGGTGCAGTGTCCAACGATAGGCTGTAACATACATTGTAAAATAGGTGAACCGTATAACAATATCCTACCTGTATCCCCCCCTCACCGCCCCGTCCACCACAAACCCAAATAGAAAACGGAAaacaacgaaagaaagaaggaaaaaaaaagaaagaaatttacaACAAATAGAAAGTTATACATGCACAGCTCCTCCAGAGACGCCGCCATCGCAGTCAACGGCACACAGATAAGAATCGTGAGCTAAACAAGCATGCGAACCTCACTTTTCactatatacctatatttgaTAAGTTATTATCGTTATACATGTTATACTTTTATcttacgtatgtacgtacgtacgtacctacataTTCAATAGGCGTAGCAACTGTATAACGTTGGTAACGTGCACCGATGGATGCGTCATCTTAGTTTTAGGAGTCATTAATTATATTCGTCATCAATATGttatattacatacgaggtGTTCGATGTGCTTTTGCATGCCCGCGTTTAACGCTAGTGTTTAGTGCTATTTTTCGTTGCACGCATTGTACGAGTTGGATATTTTCGTCTGCCGGATTGTTTGTTTAACGTATAATATGCGAATCGCCAGATCACCGCACTTTCATTGCATGCATCGATCAAGTTTCCGATCTTATATAGCTTATCGTGTatacctatttttatttcaaccaaCAAATATatggtatatttatatattgaaACAGGTATAAACACACCGGAGGAAGTTGAAACATGTTTCAAACGATCGTCgtgttttgcaaaaatattcgaaattattttcctgcCAATCGGCAGAGatcattgttattaatttaacaTACGCACGGGTCAGGAaactatttcaatttcttttcggGTGATATAATTTGTcgggggtaaaaaaaatttccccgaAACCCTTTCACTCGCTTTTACCTAGCgttatttcgtttcattttttatctttcaatcATTCCCAGCTGCCCGGTTATAACATGTCATTAATGTACTCGAGCCAGTGAAAGGGTTCGCTCTTGACCTGCCAACCATgtcgaaagttgaaatttagGTCCTGGGCAAAGCGCCGAGTGGCCAACACCCCTGCACCCTTTTGGCGTAACGTACAGTCGTTGGCGAGCACAGCTTCACTTCCCATAACGTATCGCATCGTAATCCTTGTCTGTCTATCTCACGCCTTTTTCTATGGTCTTTGAACCACGGTGTGCCGCCCAGCCAACGATTGTGTTCTTTACCAAAACTTGGATTATTTCAGCATTTTCAGCCCAGACGTTACCTAcggttatatattttatatcccACCTTCTACGTAGATTGAACACGCCATCCTTTGTTCTCTCATGATTTAACCTTTATACaccaaaacttttttttttcatcgattcggTAGACGGTATATCTATAGAATCTTTTACCCGTGAAAGCGCTTCGCGCTATCTTGTCGGGAGAattgcccccccccccaccccctccccctccctttCTTTGcaccttttttatttttacttccggtttttttttttttgccatctTCCTCTTCTCTATGGACAGCGTTATTTATCGCTACAACGTCGTCTGTGAGTTGAGAATTACCTACTTTTAAACGAGCAGAGTAAAGACTCTCGTTGATcttgaattaaataaaagcAAATTAAACGTTTGCAGAACGTGTCCCAGGTATGATGGtccgttattttcattttatcgtaTCTCCGGTCGGCATCAGCTGCGTGTAATTCAAGAGTCTGTACACAAAATCCTTGGAAGCTACAGTGGTTATCGTTGGTTCGGCAACAAGATTGTTTAGAGTTTGATAATATATACGTGGCGAGTACacgaatgcaaaaaaatgaCAACAGCTGTTCGTTTCGCGGAGTATATAATTTATAGCTCACGTATTCTGTTgattagaaattattattcctcTTCAAATAACATTTTGCATAATTTGTCATTTTAGCTGGGACACACCGCAAACATTTTATCATTTCCATCGAAACATTCCTGTACATATAAATTCAATACGACGTTGTATcatcttttttctgtttcgtatcttttttttttccctacttTCTATCGGAATCACGACGTAAGTATATTACCCGCCAAGATCTTGAGCAGCGCGAGGTAGTCGAGTATTATAATTGACGCGAAAAATAACGTTTCGACTATTTTAAAAGGGGTAAtcaattttcgtgaaaatttcgttcctcTTTCGTGTAACGCGAGAGCGAGATTAAGGAGTTGAAGTGGTTGCGATCCTCCGAACTCTTGGCTGCTCGAGGTCTTGGGTTGAAATCAGCAACCCCGAATCGATCATCCCTGCTTCCCGTGGTTAGGAACAGGAATAAATGGGTTTCCGTTTGTCCGTAGGAATACTCCGTGCAGCTGACTTTTCGAGAACAGTGGCTGGACGAGCGGCTCAAGTTTAATGACTTCGGAGGTACGTATTATGCCGTTTAATTAGTTTGATAATTAACTTTTGCCAGGTTCGTGTCGCGCAGATTAAATTATACCGAACTTAACTTTGCTGCTTTCAATAACAGCCGTGCGGCGTCGGCGCCGAgtaacttttcgaaaaataaaaggagGTCGAGCGAGggaaaaatatcgtcaaatatcaaaattaaattaaagaGCGCGACGCAGACGCTGCCCGCTACCAGGAGTAAACAACAATTTTCGCGCAATATGCAACCTCGGGTTCTTAATGCCGCGGCCACAGATTCACAATATTATACCCTTTCAGGTCGACTGAAATATCTCACGCTCACGGAGGCCAACCGAGTATGGATGCCGGATTTGTTTTTCTCCAACGAAAAGGAGGGACATTTCCACAACATCATTATGCCTAATGTGTACATACGAATTTTTCCCTATGGCTCAGTTCTCTACAGTATAAGGTAATAAATAGTCCCGATCCGTAATTATTGACCAACACGAGTAGTAatctttttttaatctttatcAATGGAAAAGAGATCGTTGGTTCGGAAATATATAGGATTCATTGACTTTGTTACGAGACAATCGtacattgagtatttatcGAATCATGTTATATTCGTAAGCTACGAAGGTCTctttaaaagtacaaaaatatgaaatactGATGCGGTAAATGAAAGCTCGGATATCGATGGTTCGTTTCAAACCGCTTCAAAGTGGTTGAAAATTCAGTAGATTTGTTCCACGGTGGCTCATTTTCATTTGGAGGAGTATTTTTCTATAAAACAACTCAAACGGATTTTATATTCATGCCTTAAAGCCGTATTCCCATTTGTTGATTACCGATAATCAATATCGGAGCACTGTTGTTAAATTTGTTACCTGTGACTCGGCGGAAAACAGTTTTCCGGATATAATGAGCTATCGTAGAGCGATATTGAACGAATCTACCAAGATTTTAAGTATTTTGAAGGGATTTGAAACAAAGCAACGATGTCTAAAGCTTTTCTTCATAATTACaggattttatatttttgtatcttTCAAAAAGCTCGCCGTATCTTGATTATGGCGTAATAAAGTTGATTACaactatcaatttttcacacaccAAATGTCGTAAAACTAATGCATTGTCCCATAAGTAATTCAACTGAGTTGCAAACTGTAACCTGATTAACAAATTCCGTTGagtttcggattttttttttaatacaaaatcATCCTCAGACCATGATGCGGCCGAAATTCGTAGAAACTAACCAAATGCCTTGCTCCCACCAGGATATCTCTGACGCTGTCTTGCCCGATGGACCTGAAACTCTACCCTCTTGATCGACAAATATGTTCCCTACGAATGGCGAGCTGTGAGTATATTCGCATTCTTTTGCTACTTTCACTCCGAGCCCCCTTTTAATGCCGCGACGAAACCCGAGAAACATTCGTTGCGATCAATAGAAAAAACAGAGGCTTACAAGCTTCCCGGAGtagagtttatttttttttctccattattCCTCACAGACGGATGGACGACGGACGATCTCGTATTTCTTTGGAAGGATGGCGACCCTGTTCAAGTCGTTAAAAATCTACACCTACCCAGGTTCAcgttggaaaagtttttgacCGATTACTGCAACAGCAAGACGAACACCGGTAAGTTGTCGCTTATACGGCTCGCGTCGGAAGCCAAGTATATCATACAGGATCGGGATCGTTAGAATTTGGAAAGCTCGCTGCAACTTAAAAGACCCGATTCCACGTCGCAGGTGAATACAGCTGCTTGAAGGTGGATCTGCTGTTCAAACGAGAGTTCAGCTACTACTTGATACAGATATACATCCCGTGCTGCATGCTGGTCATCGTTTCGTGGGTGTCCTTTTGGCTGGACCAGAGTGCCGTACCGGCTCGGGTATCCCTGGGTAAGCTCCGAGTAGATGTATAAATGCCTCGCAAAAACAAAGCCGAGAGTGGAGAGCCCGGGGATTAGCGTAGGGCTTTGAAATGAGCCGAACTTGACGTTTCCGTAATCCGTGCAGGTGTAACGACGCTGCTGACCATGGCCACCCAGACTTCCGGAATAAACGCTTCGCTACCGCCCGTTTCTTACACGAAGGCGATCGATGTTTGGACCGGTGTTTGTCTCACCTTCGTGTTCGGCGCTCTGCTAGAGTTCGCTCTCGTTAATTACGCCTCTCGGAGCGACATGCACCGTGAGA
This is a stretch of genomic DNA from Neodiprion fabricii isolate iyNeoFabr1 chromosome 2, iyNeoFabr1.1, whole genome shotgun sequence. It encodes these proteins:
- the LOC124175171 gene encoding glutamate-gated chloride channel isoform X6 produces the protein MGREYSVQLTFREQWLDERLKFNDFGGRLKYLTLTEANRVWMPDLFFSNEKEGHFHNIIMPNVYIRIFPYGSVLYSIRISLTLSCPMDLKLYPLDRQICSLRMASYGWTTDDLVFLWKDGDPVQVVKNLHLPRFTLEKFLTDYCNSKTNTGEYSCLKVDLLFKREFSYYLIQIYIPCCMLVIVSWVSFWLDQSAVPARVSLGVTTLLTMATQTSGINASLPPVSYTKAIDVWTGVCLTFVFGALLEFALVNYASRSDMHRENMKKKFREMESASIDPGAEPEPDGATNFAMKPLVRHEGDAISMDKMLQCEIHMKSRPKNCCRSWLSKFPTRSKRIDVISRITFPLVFALFNLAYWSTYLFREEAEGE
- the LOC124175171 gene encoding glutamate-gated chloride channel isoform X2 — translated: MWPGTLPLVVLLTTLLHPSRCTSGKVNFREKEKQVLDNILGPGRYDARIRPSGENGTDGPAIVRVNLFVRSIATISDIKMEYSVQLTFREQWLDERLKFNDFGGRLKYLTLTEANRVWMPDLFFSNEKEGHFHNIIMPNVYIRIFPYGSVLYSIRISLTLSCPMDLKLYPLDRQICSLRMASYGWTTDDLVFLWKDGDPVQVVKNLHLPRFTLEKFLTDYCNSKTNTGEYSCLKVDLLFKREFSYYLIQIYIPCCMLVIVSWVSFWLDQSAVPARVSLGVTTLLTMATQTSGINASLPPVSYTKAIDVWTGVCLTFVFGALLEFALVNYASRSDMHRENMKKKFREMESASIDPGAEPEPDGATNFAMKPLVRHEGDAISMDKMLQCEIHMKSRPKNCCRSWLSKFPTRSKRIDVISRITFPLVFALFNLAYWSTYLFREEAEGE
- the LOC124175171 gene encoding glutamate-gated chloride channel isoform X4, coding for MVFEPRCAAQPTIVFFTKTWIISAFSAQTLPTEYSVQLTFREQWLDERLKFNDFGGRLKYLTLTEANRVWMPDLFFSNEKEGHFHNIIMPNVYIRIFPYGSVLYSIRISLTLSCPMDLKLYPLDRQICSLRMASYGWTTDDLVFLWKDGDPVQVVKNLHLPRFTLEKFLTDYCNSKTNTGEYSCLKVDLLFKREFSYYLIQIYIPCCMLVIVSWVSFWLDQSAVPARVSLGVTTLLTMATQTSGINASLPPVSYTKAIDVWTGVCLTFVFGALLEFALVNYASRSDMHRENMKKKFREMESASIDPGAEPEPDGATNFAMKPLVRHEGDAISMDKMLQCEIHMKSRPKNCCRSWLSKFPTRSKRIDVISRITFPLVFALFNLAYWSTYLFREEAEGE
- the LOC124175171 gene encoding glutamate-gated chloride channel isoform X1, which codes for MWPGTLPLVVLLTTLLHPSRCTSGKVNFREKEKQVLDNILGPGRYDARIRPSGENGTDGPAVVHVNIFVRSISKIDDVTMEYSVQLTFREQWLDERLKFNDFGGRLKYLTLTEANRVWMPDLFFSNEKEGHFHNIIMPNVYIRIFPYGSVLYSIRISLTLSCPMDLKLYPLDRQICSLRMASYGWTTDDLVFLWKDGDPVQVVKNLHLPRFTLEKFLTDYCNSKTNTGEYSCLKVDLLFKREFSYYLIQIYIPCCMLVIVSWVSFWLDQSAVPARVSLGVTTLLTMATQTSGINASLPPVSYTKAIDVWTGVCLTFVFGALLEFALVNYASRSDMHRENMKKKFREMESASIDPGAEPEPDGATNFAMKPLVRHEGDAISMDKMLQCEIHMKSRPKNCCRSWLSKFPTRSKRIDVISRITFPLVFALFNLAYWSTYLFREEAEGE
- the LOC124175171 gene encoding glutamate-gated chloride channel isoform X5, whose amino-acid sequence is MHSSSRDAAIAVNGTQIRIEYSVQLTFREQWLDERLKFNDFGGRLKYLTLTEANRVWMPDLFFSNEKEGHFHNIIMPNVYIRIFPYGSVLYSIRISLTLSCPMDLKLYPLDRQICSLRMASYGWTTDDLVFLWKDGDPVQVVKNLHLPRFTLEKFLTDYCNSKTNTGEYSCLKVDLLFKREFSYYLIQIYIPCCMLVIVSWVSFWLDQSAVPARVSLGVTTLLTMATQTSGINASLPPVSYTKAIDVWTGVCLTFVFGALLEFALVNYASRSDMHRENMKKKFREMESASIDPGAEPEPDGATNFAMKPLVRHEGDAISMDKMLQCEIHMKSRPKNCCRSWLSKFPTRSKRIDVISRITFPLVFALFNLAYWSTYLFREEAEGE
- the LOC124175171 gene encoding glutamate-gated chloride channel isoform X3, translating into MWPGTLPLVVLLTTLLHPSRCTSGKVNFREKEKQVLDNILGPGRYDARIRPSGENGTDGPTIARVNIFLRSISKIDDLNMEYSVQLTFREQWLDERLKFNDFGGRLKYLTLTEANRVWMPDLFFSNEKEGHFHNIIMPNVYIRIFPYGSVLYSIRISLTLSCPMDLKLYPLDRQICSLRMASYGWTTDDLVFLWKDGDPVQVVKNLHLPRFTLEKFLTDYCNSKTNTGEYSCLKVDLLFKREFSYYLIQIYIPCCMLVIVSWVSFWLDQSAVPARVSLGVTTLLTMATQTSGINASLPPVSYTKAIDVWTGVCLTFVFGALLEFALVNYASRSDMHRENMKKKFREMESASIDPGAEPEPDGATNFAMKPLVRHEGDAISMDKMLQCEIHMKSRPKNCCRSWLSKFPTRSKRIDVISRITFPLVFALFNLAYWSTYLFREEAEGE